In Brachypodium distachyon strain Bd21 chromosome 2, Brachypodium_distachyon_v3.0, whole genome shotgun sequence, one genomic interval encodes:
- the LOC100833271 gene encoding probable indole-3-acetic acid-amido synthetase GH3.2, with protein sequence MAPATADTAVAAVGGGGAGRAKATALGVAACERDAAKLELIEEMTKGFDAVQEEVLAAILARNNGAEYLARHGMEGRTDRDAFKARVPVVTYEDLRPEIERIANGDRSNIISSHPISEFLTSSGTSAGERKLMPTIEDELDRRQMLYSLLMPVMNLYVPGLDKGKGLYFLFIKSETKTPGGLPARPVLTSYYKSDHFKHRPFDPYQVYTSPTAAILCTDSFQSMYAQMLCGLLVRTEVLRVGAVFASGLLRAIRFLQLHWKDLARDIESGTLSAKVVEPSIRDAVAEVLKPDPELAAFVAAECGKEDWAGIITRMWPNTKYLDVIVTGAMAQYIPTLRFYSGGLPMACTMYASSECYFGLNLRPMCDPSEVSYTIMPNMGYFELMPHDPEAPPVSKDDCPPPRLVDLADAEVGKEYELVITTYAGLCRYRVGDILQVTGFHNAAPQFRFVRRKNVLLSIDSDKTDEAELQAAVERAARLLAPYDATIVEYTSEADATTIPGHYVVYWELMARGAMWPEAAVFERCCLEMEEALNAVYRQGRNGDAIGPLEIRVVRAGTFEEVMDYAISRGASINQYKAPRCVSFGPIIELLNSRVLSKHFSPACPKYGPHKK encoded by the exons ATGGCTCCGGCGACTGCGGacacggcggtggcggcggtgggcggcggAGGTGCTGGGAGGGCGAAGGCGACGGCGCTTGGggtggcggcgtgcgagcgggACGCGGCGAAGCTGGAGCTGATCGAGGAGATGACCAAGGGGTTCGACGCGGTGCAGGAGGAGGtgctggcggcgatcctggCGCGGAACAACGGCGCCGAGTACCTGGCCAGGCACGGCATGGAGGGCCGCACGGACCGCGACGCGTTCAAGGCCCGCGTCCCCGTGGTCACCTACGAGGACCTCCGCCCGGAGATCGAGCGCATCGCCAACGGGGACCGCTCCAACATCATCTCCTCCCACCCAATCTCCGAGTTCTTGACCAG CTCGGGGACGTCAGCCGGGGAGAGGAAGCTAATGCCAACCATTGAAGATGAGCTGGACAGGAGGCAGATGCTCTACAGCCTTCTCATGCCCGTCATGAACCT GTACGTCCCTGGGCTGGACAAGGGCAAGGGtctgtacttcctcttcatcaaatCGGAGACCAAGACGCCCGGCGGGCTCCCGGCGAGGCCGGTGCTGACGAGCTACTACAAGAGCGACCACTTCAAGCACCGCCCGTTCGACCCGTACCAGGTGTACACGAGCCCCACGGCCGCCATCCTCTGCACCGACTCGTTCCAGTCCATGTACGCGCAGATGCTCTGCGGCCTCCTGGTCCGCACCGAGGTGCTCCGCGTGGGCGCCGTCTTCGCGTCGGGCCTCCTCCGCGCCATCCGCTTCCTGCAGCTCCACTGGAAGGATCTTGCCCGCGACATCGAGTCCGGAACCCTCAGCGCCAAGGTGGTCGAGCCGTCCATCCGCGACGCCGTGGCCGAGGTCCTGAAGCCGGACCCGGAGCTGGCGGCGTTCGTGGCCGCCGAGTGCGGCAAGGAGGACTGGGCAGGGATCATCACCAGGATGTGGCCCAACACCAAGTACCTGGACGTGATCGTGACGGGCGCCATGGCGCAGTACATCCCCACGCTCAGGTTCTACAGCGGCGGGCTGCCCATGGCGTGCACCATGTACGCCTCCTCCGAGTGCTACTTCGGGCTCAACCTCCGCCCCATGTGCGACCCCTCCgaggtctcctacaccatcatGCCCAACATGGGCTACTTCGAGCTCATGCCGCACGACCCGGAGGCGCCGCCCGTGTCCAAGGACgactgcccgccgccgcggctcgTGGACCTGGCGGACGCCGAGGTGGGGAAAGAGTACGAGCTTGTGATCACCACGTACGCCGGGCTGTGCCGGTACCGCGTGGGAGACATCCTGCAGGTGACCGGGTTCCACAACGCGGCGCCGCAGTTCAGGTTCGTGCGCCGGAAGAACGTGCTGCTGAGCATCGACTCGGACAAGACGGACGAGGCGGAGCTTCAGGCTGCCGTGGAGCGGGCGGCAAGGCTGCTGGCGCCCTACGACGCCACCATCGTGGAGTACACCAGCGAGGCGGACGCCACCACGATCCCGGGCCACTACGTGGTGTACTGGGAGCTGATGGCGCGCGGGGCGATGTGGCCCGAGGCGGCCGTGTTCGAGCGGTGCTGcctggagatggaggaggcgcTCAACGCCGTGTACAGGCAGGGCCGGAACGGGGACGCCATTGGACCGCTGGAGATCAGGGTGGTGCGCGCCGGCACGTTCGAGGAGGTGATGGACTACGCAATCTCCCGGGGCGCGTCCATCAACCAGTACAAGGCGCCCAGGTGCGTGTCATTTGGTCCCATCATCGAGCTGCTCAACTCCAGGGTGCTGTCCAAGCACTTCAGCCCGGCCTGCCCCAAGTACGGCCCGCACAAGAAGTGA
- the LOC100833888 gene encoding uncharacterized protein LOC100833888 isoform X2 has product MITLQMISNFWILQLVIDAEGIPASPGDLLAVEICNLGPLPGDEWGYTAIFERENGGGFLTDHFPSARKAIWYFEGIYAYSPQIPGVRFPGLTHPGIVGTAPSAELLNIWNERERQLTETGHESLKLCEVLHQRPLANLPTPENCLLGKVQEGTAEWQKIANEAARTIPGRENGGNCDIKNLSRGSKVYLPVFVDGANLSTGDMHFSQGDGEVSFCGAIEMSGFLELKCEIIRGGMKEYLTPVGPTPLHVNPIFEIGPVEPRFSEWLVFEGISVDESGKQHFLDASVAYKRAILNAIEYLSRFGYSKEQVYLLLSCCPCEGRISGIVDAPNAVATLAIPTSIFDQDIRPKRLGHGPKLRRVPDVLRCTYDGHLPVTQDQSYARAP; this is encoded by the exons ATGATAACTCTGCAGATGATATCAAATTTCTGGATCTTACAATT AGTAATTGACGCTGAAGGGATTCCAGCTTCACCTGGTGATCTTCTAGCTGTAGAGATTTGCAACCTTGGTCCTCTTCCTGGTGATGAGTGGGGTTACACTGCAATATTTGAAAGGGAGAACGGAGGCGGATTCTTAACCGACCACTTTCCAAGTGCAAGAAAAGCGATTTGGTACTTTGAAGGAATTTATGCATACTCCCCTCAGATACCAG GTGTTCGGTTTCCAGGATTAACTCATCCTGGTATAGTGGGAACTGCACCCTCGGCCGAGCTGCTTAATATATGGAATGAAAGGGAAAGGCAATTGACCGAGACAGGTCACGAGTCTCTGAAACTGTGTGAAGTCCTACACCAGAGGCCCCTTGCTAACTTACCAACCCCTGAGAACTGCTTACTTGGAAAG GTTCAAGAAGGGACTGCTGAGTGGCAAAAAATTGCGAATGAAGCAGCAAGAACTATTCCCGGAAGAGAGAATGGGGGGAACTGCGACATAAAGAATCTAAGCAGAGGTTCCAAAGTTTATCTACCAGTATTTGTTGATGGAGCAAATTTGAGTACTGGTGATATGCACTTCTCCCAAGGTGACGGTGAAGTCTCATTTTGTGGAGCAATAGAAATGAGTGGATTCCTTGAGCTAAA GTGTGAGATCATAAGAGGTGGGATGAAAGAATACTTGACTCCAGTTGGTCCGACACCACTTCATGTGAATCCTATCTTTGAGATAGGTCCAGTGGAGCCACGTTTCTCAGAATGGTTAGTCTTTGAGGGCATCAGCGTAGATGAGTCTGGGAAACAGCATTTCCTTGATGCATCAGTTGCCTACAAGCGTGCTATTCTTAATGCAATTGAATACCTTTCCAGATTTGGGTACTCCAAGGAGCAG GTATATCTTCTACTATCATGCTGTCCATGTGAGGGTAGGATATCTGGAATAGTAGACGCCCCTAATGCAGTGGCGACACTTGCCATCCCTACATCAATATTTGACCAG GATATAAGGCCAAAACGCCTAGGCCATGGACCAAAATTGAGGAGAGTTCCGGATGTTCTGAGGTGCACCTATGATGGACACCTTCCTGTAACACAAGACCAAAGTTATGCAAGGGCGCCATAG
- the LOC100833888 gene encoding uncharacterized protein LOC100833888 isoform X1, translated as MAPLTPRLVVPIDVKKKPWEQKVHLHNRWHPDIPPVADVTEGELFRVEMVDWTGGRVSDDNSADDIKFLDLTITHYLSGPFRVIDAEGIPASPGDLLAVEICNLGPLPGDEWGYTAIFERENGGGFLTDHFPSARKAIWYFEGIYAYSPQIPGVRFPGLTHPGIVGTAPSAELLNIWNERERQLTETGHESLKLCEVLHQRPLANLPTPENCLLGKVQEGTAEWQKIANEAARTIPGRENGGNCDIKNLSRGSKVYLPVFVDGANLSTGDMHFSQGDGEVSFCGAIEMSGFLELKCEIIRGGMKEYLTPVGPTPLHVNPIFEIGPVEPRFSEWLVFEGISVDESGKQHFLDASVAYKRAILNAIEYLSRFGYSKEQVYLLLSCCPCEGRISGIVDAPNAVATLAIPTSIFDQDIRPKRLGHGPKLRRVPDVLRCTYDGHLPVTQDQSYARAP; from the exons ATGGCTCCTCTGACCCCCAGACTTGTAGTGCCCATAGAtgtgaagaagaagccatgggAGCAAAAGGTTCACCTCCATAACCGCTGGCATCCAGATATCCCTCCTGTTGCTGATGTGACTGAAGGGGAGTTATTCCGTGTTGAGATGGTAGATTGGACTGGAGGACGGGTTAGTGATGATAACTCTGCAGATGATATCAAATTTCTGGATCTTACAATT ACTCATTATCTTAGTGGCCCCTTCAGAGTAATTGACGCTGAAGGGATTCCAGCTTCACCTGGTGATCTTCTAGCTGTAGAGATTTGCAACCTTGGTCCTCTTCCTGGTGATGAGTGGGGTTACACTGCAATATTTGAAAGGGAGAACGGAGGCGGATTCTTAACCGACCACTTTCCAAGTGCAAGAAAAGCGATTTGGTACTTTGAAGGAATTTATGCATACTCCCCTCAGATACCAG GTGTTCGGTTTCCAGGATTAACTCATCCTGGTATAGTGGGAACTGCACCCTCGGCCGAGCTGCTTAATATATGGAATGAAAGGGAAAGGCAATTGACCGAGACAGGTCACGAGTCTCTGAAACTGTGTGAAGTCCTACACCAGAGGCCCCTTGCTAACTTACCAACCCCTGAGAACTGCTTACTTGGAAAG GTTCAAGAAGGGACTGCTGAGTGGCAAAAAATTGCGAATGAAGCAGCAAGAACTATTCCCGGAAGAGAGAATGGGGGGAACTGCGACATAAAGAATCTAAGCAGAGGTTCCAAAGTTTATCTACCAGTATTTGTTGATGGAGCAAATTTGAGTACTGGTGATATGCACTTCTCCCAAGGTGACGGTGAAGTCTCATTTTGTGGAGCAATAGAAATGAGTGGATTCCTTGAGCTAAA GTGTGAGATCATAAGAGGTGGGATGAAAGAATACTTGACTCCAGTTGGTCCGACACCACTTCATGTGAATCCTATCTTTGAGATAGGTCCAGTGGAGCCACGTTTCTCAGAATGGTTAGTCTTTGAGGGCATCAGCGTAGATGAGTCTGGGAAACAGCATTTCCTTGATGCATCAGTTGCCTACAAGCGTGCTATTCTTAATGCAATTGAATACCTTTCCAGATTTGGGTACTCCAAGGAGCAG GTATATCTTCTACTATCATGCTGTCCATGTGAGGGTAGGATATCTGGAATAGTAGACGCCCCTAATGCAGTGGCGACACTTGCCATCCCTACATCAATATTTGACCAG GATATAAGGCCAAAACGCCTAGGCCATGGACCAAAATTGAGGAGAGTTCCGGATGTTCTGAGGTGCACCTATGATGGACACCTTCCTGTAACACAAGACCAAAGTTATGCAAGGGCGCCATAG
- the LOC100833888 gene encoding uncharacterized protein LOC100833888 isoform X3 has translation MTARLPPPLRPSSATQPPAVTRTLHAINTCTSVAALAPLRGAILREPALLRSTAVVSAFFLACGRLRHLDPALSLFASLSRPHVFVFNSILRSLHPASGSSPLPLFRRFLCLGVRPNRYTFPLLLTSLSSLCDLRAVHSQVTKSGFARDLHVRNALLARYAACDPDVAHAEQLFDEMALPDVVAWTTVITSYKNRGRSFQALATFRRMLAASVAPNRVTMVAALGACGAHGAIESGTWIHEYVEKQGWDLDVVLGTALVDMYGKCGHVAEAARLFTEMVERNVYTWNAIIGALVLAQDSTRALQWFYRMEADGVQPDAVTLICALCACAHAGFVDTGRKIFNLIAQGEYGFQPGVKHFGCLVDLLSRSGHLDDAFTVVQTMPSQPSAVIWGLLLRGCKAHGDSSLSEHVLTRLVELEPENASHYVLLSNLYAETGRWQEAEEVLLWMKKNGLRKDAGWSVRILGDRLLSPKFGSMKQMLPIQGSFVHWTALGTHALFDVKRLVVPIDVKKKPWEQKVHLHNRWHPDIPPVADVTEGELFRVEMVDWTGGRVSDDNSADDIKFLDLTITHYLSGPFRVIDAEGIPASPGDLLAVEICNLGPLPGDEWGYTAIFERENGGGFLTDHFPSARKAIWYFEGIYAYSPQIPGVRFPGLTHPGIVGTAPSAELLNIWNERERQLTETGHESLKLCEVLHQRPLANLPTPENCLLGKVQEGTAEWQKIANEAARTIPGRENGGNCDIKNLSRGSKVYLPVFVDGANLSTGDMHFSQGDGEVSFCGAIEMSGFLELKCEIIRGGMKEYLTPVGPTPLHVNPIFEIGPVEPRFSEWLVFEGISVDESGKQHFLDASVAYKRAILNAIEYLSRFGYSKEQVYLLLSCCPCEGRISGIVDAPNAVATLAIPTSIFDQDIRPKRLGHGPKLRRVPDVLRCTYDGHLPVTQDQSYARAP, from the exons ATGACCgcccgcctcccgccgccgcttcgcCCGTCCTCGGCCACGCAACCTCCCGCCGTCACGCGCACGCTGCACGCGATCAACACCTGCACCTCCGTAGCCGCGCTCGCGCCCCTTCGCGGCGCCATCCTCCGCGAGCCCGCCCTCCTACGCTCCACCGCCGTCGTctccgccttcttcctcgcctgCGGCCGCCTCCGGCACCTTGACCCcgcgctctctctcttcgCCTCCCTCTCCCGCCCCCACGTATTCGTCTTCAACTCCATCCTCCGCTCTCTCCACCCCGCCTCCGGCTCTTCTCCGCTTCCGCTCTTCCGCCGTTTCCTCTGCCTCGGCGTCCGCCCCAACCGCTATACCTTCCCGCTCCTACTCACCTCCCTGTCCTCCCTCTGCGACCTGAGAGCCGTGCATTCTCAAGTCACCAAGTCGGGCTTCGCGCGCGACCTCCACGTTCGCAACGCCCTCCTCGCACGGTACGCTGCCTGCGACCCAGACGTGGCCCACGCCGAGCAACTGTTCGATGAAATGGCCCTTCCGGACGTGGTCGCATGGACCACAGTGATCACCTCATACAAGAATCGCGGCCGCAGCTTTCAAGCCCTGGCCACATTCCGACGGATGCTGGCTGCTTCTGTTGCCCCCAACCGTGTCACCATGGTCGCGGCGCTTGGCGCATGTGGGGCCCATGGCGCGATTGAATCTGGCACTTGGATCCATGAGTATGTGGAGAAGCAGGGATGGGATCTGGATGTTGTATTAGGCACTGCACTCGTAGACATGTATGGGAAGTGTGGACACGTTGCGGAGGCGGCACGCCTGTTCACCGAAATGGTCGAGAGGAATGTCTATACTTGGAATGCTATCATTGGAGCACTTGTTCTTGCACAGGATAGCACAAGGGCATTGCAGTGGTTCTATAGGATGGAGGCTGATGGTGTCCAGCCAGATGCAGTGACGCTTATTTGTGCTCTTTGTGCGTGTGCCCATGCTGGGTTTGTTGACACCGGGAGGAAAATATTTAACCTGATCGCACAAGGAGAGTATGGGTTTCAACCTGGAGTTAAGCACTTTGGATGCCTGGTTGATCTTCTTAGTCGCTCTGGACACCTGGATGATGCCTTTACGGTTGTTCAGACGATGCCATCACAGCCAAGCGCAGTCATCTGGGGTCTACTGTTGCGGGGTTGCAAAGCTCATGGTGACTCATCCTTGAGTGAGCATGTACTGACAAggttggtggagttggagcCTGAAAATGCTTCACATTATGTGTTGTTATCAAATTTATATGCTGAGACAGGGAGGTGGCAGGAGGCTGAGGAGGTCTTGCTCTGGATGAAGAAGAATGGATTGAGGAAGGATGCAGGCTGGAGCGTAAGGATATTAGGAGACAGGCTGCTATCACCGAAATTTGGCAGCATGAAGCAGATGCTGCCGATACAAGGATCTTTTGTGC ACTGGACTGCTTTGGGCACACATGCTTTGTTCGATGTGAAAAG ACTTGTAGTGCCCATAGAtgtgaagaagaagccatgggAGCAAAAGGTTCACCTCCATAACCGCTGGCATCCAGATATCCCTCCTGTTGCTGATGTGACTGAAGGGGAGTTATTCCGTGTTGAGATGGTAGATTGGACTGGAGGACGGGTTAGTGATGATAACTCTGCAGATGATATCAAATTTCTGGATCTTACAATT ACTCATTATCTTAGTGGCCCCTTCAGAGTAATTGACGCTGAAGGGATTCCAGCTTCACCTGGTGATCTTCTAGCTGTAGAGATTTGCAACCTTGGTCCTCTTCCTGGTGATGAGTGGGGTTACACTGCAATATTTGAAAGGGAGAACGGAGGCGGATTCTTAACCGACCACTTTCCAAGTGCAAGAAAAGCGATTTGGTACTTTGAAGGAATTTATGCATACTCCCCTCAGATACCAG GTGTTCGGTTTCCAGGATTAACTCATCCTGGTATAGTGGGAACTGCACCCTCGGCCGAGCTGCTTAATATATGGAATGAAAGGGAAAGGCAATTGACCGAGACAGGTCACGAGTCTCTGAAACTGTGTGAAGTCCTACACCAGAGGCCCCTTGCTAACTTACCAACCCCTGAGAACTGCTTACTTGGAAAG GTTCAAGAAGGGACTGCTGAGTGGCAAAAAATTGCGAATGAAGCAGCAAGAACTATTCCCGGAAGAGAGAATGGGGGGAACTGCGACATAAAGAATCTAAGCAGAGGTTCCAAAGTTTATCTACCAGTATTTGTTGATGGAGCAAATTTGAGTACTGGTGATATGCACTTCTCCCAAGGTGACGGTGAAGTCTCATTTTGTGGAGCAATAGAAATGAGTGGATTCCTTGAGCTAAA GTGTGAGATCATAAGAGGTGGGATGAAAGAATACTTGACTCCAGTTGGTCCGACACCACTTCATGTGAATCCTATCTTTGAGATAGGTCCAGTGGAGCCACGTTTCTCAGAATGGTTAGTCTTTGAGGGCATCAGCGTAGATGAGTCTGGGAAACAGCATTTCCTTGATGCATCAGTTGCCTACAAGCGTGCTATTCTTAATGCAATTGAATACCTTTCCAGATTTGGGTACTCCAAGGAGCAG GTATATCTTCTACTATCATGCTGTCCATGTGAGGGTAGGATATCTGGAATAGTAGACGCCCCTAATGCAGTGGCGACACTTGCCATCCCTACATCAATATTTGACCAG GATATAAGGCCAAAACGCCTAGGCCATGGACCAAAATTGAGGAGAGTTCCGGATGTTCTGAGGTGCACCTATGATGGACACCTTCCTGTAACACAAGACCAAAGTTATGCAAGGGCGCCATAG
- the LOC100832858 gene encoding deoxycytidylate deaminase isoform X1 gives MASTRDLAIASVSAAAGAVAAAAALRFLSSYTATNAKPQNPAPQPPCAEPLAVNGSATGRPPVQDPFKATKREGFISWDDYFMAIAFLSAERSKDPNRQVGACLVSQEGIILGIGYNGFPRGCSDDKLPWAKKSARGDPLETKYPYVVHAEVNAILNTNHASAAGQKLYVTMFPCNECAKIIIQSGVSEVIYFVEKRIDNSDHVYVASHKLLSMAGVKVRRHQPQMTQIPIKFQEPKKPF, from the exons ATGGCCTCGACGAGGGATCTCGCCATAGCGTCTGTTTCGGCTGCCGCGGGCGCCGTAGCTGCTGCGGCCGCGCTGCGCTTCCTGTCGTCCTACACGGCCACCAATGCTAAGCCCCAGAACCCGGCCCCGCAACCGCCGTGCGCCGAGCCACTCGCCGTAAACGGCTCCGCCACCGGGCGCCCACCAGTGCAGGACCCCTTCAAAGCAACTAAGAGGGAAGG GTTCATCTCATGGGACGACTACTTCATGGCGATTGCATTCCTTTCGGCCGAGCGGTCCAAGGATCCTAACCGGCAG GTTGGAGCATGCTTGGTTAGCCAAGAGGGCATTATCCTAG GAATTGGCTACAATGGATTCCCCAGAGGTTGTTCTGATGATAAGCTTCCATGGGCAAAG AAATCTGCAAGAGGGGATCCATTGGAGACTAAATACCC CTATGTTGTTCATGCCGAAGTGAACGCTATTTTAAATACAAACCATGCTTCAGCAGCTGGACAG AAATTATATGTCACCATGTTCCCCTGCAATGAGTGTGCTAAGATCATCATCCAG TCAGGTGTATCTGAAGTCATCTATTTTGTAGAGAAAAGGATTGACAACTCAGATCATGTGTATGTCGCTTCTCACAAGTTATTATCAATGGCTGGTGTGAAG GTCAGGAGGCATCAGCCGCAAATGACACAAATACCAATCAAGTTTCAGGAGCCAAAGAAGCCGTTCTAG
- the LOC100832858 gene encoding deoxycytidylate deaminase isoform X2 produces MASTRDLAIASVSAAAGAVAAAAALRFLSSYTATNAKPQNPAPQPPCAEPLAVNGSATGRPPVQDPFKATKREGFISWDDYFMAIAFLSAERSKDPNRQVGACLVSQEGIILGIGYNGFPRGCSDDKLPWAKKSARGDPLETKYPYVVHAEVNAILNTNHASAAGQKLYVTMFPCNECAKIIIQRKGLTTQIMCMSLLTSYYQWLV; encoded by the exons ATGGCCTCGACGAGGGATCTCGCCATAGCGTCTGTTTCGGCTGCCGCGGGCGCCGTAGCTGCTGCGGCCGCGCTGCGCTTCCTGTCGTCCTACACGGCCACCAATGCTAAGCCCCAGAACCCGGCCCCGCAACCGCCGTGCGCCGAGCCACTCGCCGTAAACGGCTCCGCCACCGGGCGCCCACCAGTGCAGGACCCCTTCAAAGCAACTAAGAGGGAAGG GTTCATCTCATGGGACGACTACTTCATGGCGATTGCATTCCTTTCGGCCGAGCGGTCCAAGGATCCTAACCGGCAG GTTGGAGCATGCTTGGTTAGCCAAGAGGGCATTATCCTAG GAATTGGCTACAATGGATTCCCCAGAGGTTGTTCTGATGATAAGCTTCCATGGGCAAAG AAATCTGCAAGAGGGGATCCATTGGAGACTAAATACCC CTATGTTGTTCATGCCGAAGTGAACGCTATTTTAAATACAAACCATGCTTCAGCAGCTGGACAG AAATTATATGTCACCATGTTCCCCTGCAATGAGTGTGCTAAGATCATCATCCAG AGAAAAGGATTGACAACTCAGATCATGTGTATGTCGCTTCTCACAAGTTATTATCAATGGCTGGTGTGA